CGAAATTTCATTTTTATGACTAAATTTTGTAGCTCTTTCATGCTCATTCAAGGTAAGTTTACCAACTACTGGCATTAAAGAAAAAACAGCATAATCATTACTCCAAGAACTACACTGATGGGCTTGCTGAAAACCTCTAATTTTATTTTTAAAATATTGATATTTCCATCCATCACCATTATTTCCTGTCTGTGGGGTCCAAGTATTCATGGCGAATGGTAAAGCGATAGTAGGGTAGGTGTTTCCTCGGGTCAATTCATGTTTGGAGTTGGTACCTTGTAACGTATTTACATAATCGACTAAGTTGTTATATTTTTTTTGTGCAGTTATAGAAAACATGCTTAAAAAAAATGTAAAAAGAATGCATTTAATTTTCATAATTTAAAATCGTAATTAATTTTGATATTTATAAGGTAAAAGAAGATGGTGAATGAACAGTCGCACTTCCCCAAGTTTTATTAGCTTTATCTCCCATCTGAAATTCTAATGTCCCTCCGTTTATTATAACATTGTGTGTAAACCATGGTTTGTTCCACGTTTCTCCGTTTAGTTTTGCTGATTGAATGTACTTGTTTTCAACAGATGCATTTTTGGCGATAACAGTAAATTTCTTGCCGTTTTGTAAATGAATTTCTGATTTTTTAAAAACAGGGCTTCCGATATTATATATTGGTAATCCGGGAGTAACAGGATAAAATCCTAATTGCGAGAATACTACAAAAGAAGACATTCCGCCACCATCTTCATCACCTGGTACACCCATTAAATCATTTCTAAACCAGTCTTTTAATAATTTTCGAATTCGTTTTTGTGTTTTCCATGGTTGTCCTACATAATTGTATAAATAAGGAATGTGTAATGAAGGTTCGTTGGCCATACTAAATTGTCCAACATTACCAGTTTGATCTGGAAGCTGTGTGTAAAACTCACGTTTGCCTCTCCCCATGGGAGTGGAGAATAAATCGTTAAGATTTTGAATAAATTTTTGTCTTCCACCCATAAGTGTAATTAAATCGGCAATATTGTGTTGCACATCCCAACGATAAGTCCATCCGTTGTTTTCTCCGTAAGAATTACGTGCGCCAATACCACCAGAAAAACGATAATCGAAAGGTTCAATAAATAGCCCTTCTTTGTCTTTTGGATGAAAGAAATCAGTTTTAGGATTGAATAGATTGCGGTAATTAAATGATTTTTGTTTGAAATAATTTTTCTCTTCTGTTTTTCCTAACACTGAAGCTATTTCTGATAAACACCATTCATCATATGAAGTGCCTAATGTTACAGCAACTGGTTGACGTTTCTCAAAAGAAGATACTTCAGGAATTGTTTCTTTTTCTCCATCTTTTAGTGCTGGAAAGTAACCATTAACTTTATAAAATTGATCTAACTTCCCGGCTGGCTTTCCAGACCAAGGCGCAAGTGTTTTTTGCGTAATTGCATTTTTTGAGGCTAAAAAGGCGCTGTTTAAATTGAATTTTTTTAGTCCTTTTCTATGGGCATCTATAAAAGATGCCACAGCATGATTTGAGTTCATCCTACGACTATCTCCTGTGATTTCAGGGAAAGTAGGCATCCAGTAATTATCCATTTGCTCTGCCATTAACAGAAAGGACTGCAAAATGTCTTCTTCTTTATCAGGATCAGTTAAAATACGTAATGGATGGTGAGCACGATACGAGTCCCAAATCCAATCATCAGTATAAAATTCACGCCCCTTATCATCATGAACTTTTCCATCAAAAGCACTAAAATATCTGCCATCTTCTGATATGGAAACAGGTCTTTCATAACAACGATATAATGATGTGTAAAATACTGTTTTATCATTTCTACTATCACTTTCTACAGAAAATTTTCCAAGAGCTTTATTCCAAATGTTTCTTCCTTCTTTTTGTAAATCTTTAACATTTTTTTTTCGAACTTCACGATTCATATTAAGCTCGGCTTGTTTTACATCAATAAATGAAATACCATAATTAATAGGATTTAATTGTTCTCCTTTCCTATATTTTAAAACTAAAGAGGCATTATTTCCTTGCGCATTATTCCCTTTAATTAATTCATTATTTCTAAATGTTAAAACAGTTTCTGGCTGTCGTTGAGGTTCTAAATAAATATAAACTTTGGTGTTGTTTGCTAGATTTTGATACCCAGAAATAGCTTTTCCATCCCAAATTATTTCTCCATTACGTGAATTGAGAATAAGATAGGATTCTTTACTATTTTCAAACGTTATTTCATAACGAGCTGCTTGATGAGAAAGTCCATAATTTACCAAAATTTGTTGATTGTCTAAATAAACAGAATAGGAGTAGGGAGTAGATTTTTCTAAATCATAACTATAGTTTATAACTGATTTTATGTCATTTTCTGCACCTTGAAATGGACTTAAGTTAAAAGCAGAACTTCCACGATGACTAGTAACTACAACAGGTAATCCGTGTAGTAAATCACCAGTGTGATCACTTCTTTCTGGATAAACACGTAACATACTGTTGGGTAAATGTATGGTTGGAAATGTTGGAACTAACAAATGACTAATATTCCCCATAGAAGTGTTTACATAATCTACCGGAAATTGGATTGTTTGAGATTTAGTTACGTTGATTGTAGTCATCGTAATTATGCTAATACTTATTATTATTTTAAAAAATATTTTTAATTTAATCATTTGATTTTTATTGAATGATTTAAAAATGTGTTTGTCACTTTTTGTATTAGATATGAGTGGTGATTGGGTTTATTTCTCCCAATTGGTAACTTTCAAAATTTTATGGAAAATATCATTATTCTCATATACTCCTATAAACTCCTCAGACCCCGGACCATAAGCAAATACAGGAATTAAAGTGGCCGAATGTCCACCAGTCGAAAACGTTGGGTCAATTTCACTATAATCATTATATTCACGACCGTTTTCTCTTTTTTTTCTTTTTGCGGATAAGGTAAATCCACCTGTCTCATGATCAGAGGTTACAACCACTAAAGTATTACCATCTTTTTCCGCAAAATCTAATACTTTTCCAATAACATTGTCAAAATCTATAAGTTCTGATATTAACCATGATGCATTATTCGCATGTCCACCCCAATCTATTTGAGACCCCTCACTCATCAAGAAAAAACCTGAATTATCTTTATTTAAGTACTCAATACCCAGTTCTGTGGCTTTGGATAAGAAATCTCCTCTGCCCTCTTCCATGGTAGGCATCCCCTCTTTTGACAATAGAAAACCCACTTTTTTACTAGATTTAATA
The nucleotide sequence above comes from Aureibaculum algae. Encoded proteins:
- a CDS encoding GH92 family glycosyl hydrolase, producing MIKLKIFFKIIISISIITMTTINVTKSQTIQFPVDYVNTSMGNISHLLVPTFPTIHLPNSMLRVYPERSDHTGDLLHGLPVVVTSHRGSSAFNLSPFQGAENDIKSVINYSYDLEKSTPYSYSVYLDNQQILVNYGLSHQAARYEITFENSKESYLILNSRNGEIIWDGKAISGYQNLANNTKVYIYLEPQRQPETVLTFRNNELIKGNNAQGNNASLVLKYRKGEQLNPINYGISFIDVKQAELNMNREVRKKNVKDLQKEGRNIWNKALGKFSVESDSRNDKTVFYTSLYRCYERPVSISEDGRYFSAFDGKVHDDKGREFYTDDWIWDSYRAHHPLRILTDPDKEEDILQSFLLMAEQMDNYWMPTFPEITGDSRRMNSNHAVASFIDAHRKGLKKFNLNSAFLASKNAITQKTLAPWSGKPAGKLDQFYKVNGYFPALKDGEKETIPEVSSFEKRQPVAVTLGTSYDEWCLSEIASVLGKTEEKNYFKQKSFNYRNLFNPKTDFFHPKDKEGLFIEPFDYRFSGGIGARNSYGENNGWTYRWDVQHNIADLITLMGGRQKFIQNLNDLFSTPMGRGKREFYTQLPDQTGNVGQFSMANEPSLHIPYLYNYVGQPWKTQKRIRKLLKDWFRNDLMGVPGDEDGGGMSSFVVFSQLGFYPVTPGLPIYNIGSPVFKKSEIHLQNGKKFTVIAKNASVENKYIQSAKLNGETWNKPWFTHNVIINGGTLEFQMGDKANKTWGSATVHSPSSFTL